A single genomic interval of Syntrophobotulus glycolicus DSM 8271 harbors:
- a CDS encoding signal peptidase II — MKKQWLITGILAAVDQTIKLLIAHFAIDKMIIWIPSVLRFEPFQNTNLNWFASMANFKTPVIGMIFLQITAIAGLLLFYRFQTYKVGAKSRLLSGAFCFASAGILCSFIDVVFWGGSLDFIGLFNWFIFDTKDVFLNTGWILALIWTWRHEKKLKKSYSNDLNTEDIAFAIWFRSGCKLLPNTTSEYTRI; from the coding sequence ATGAAAAAGCAATGGCTTATCACAGGAATCTTGGCAGCAGTTGATCAAACAATAAAACTGCTGATAGCTCATTTTGCGATAGATAAGATGATTATCTGGATACCGAGTGTTTTGCGTTTTGAGCCTTTCCAGAACACAAATTTGAATTGGTTTGCAAGTATGGCTAATTTTAAGACTCCTGTAATCGGAATGATCTTTTTACAGATAACGGCTATAGCAGGATTGCTTTTATTCTATCGATTCCAAACATATAAAGTTGGTGCAAAGAGTCGCTTGTTGAGTGGAGCATTCTGTTTTGCATCTGCTGGCATATTATGTTCATTTATTGATGTAGTGTTCTGGGGCGGCAGCCTTGACTTTATTGGTTTATTCAATTGGTTTATTTTTGATACAAAGGACGTATTTCTGAACACGGGATGGATTTTGGCTCTAATTTGGACGTGGCGGCATGAAAAAAAGCTAAAAAAGTCTTATTCAAACGATCTCAATACAGAAGATATAGCTTTTGCTATATGGTTTCGGAGCGGATGCAAACTCCTTCCCAACACAACGTCTGAATATACCAGAATATAA
- a CDS encoding cation transporter, with the protein MKKSFRLEGLDCANCAAKIEKDIKALDGVTEVTVNAMTTKMVLVADDDKMDEIIKTAEKIVKKHEPHVVVKKA; encoded by the coding sequence ATGAAAAAGTCATTTAGGTTGGAAGGACTGGACTGCGCCAACTGTGCGGCGAAAATCGAAAAGGACATCAAGGCGCTGGACGGCGTAACCGAAGTAACCGTAAACGCTATGACGACTAAGATGGTTCTTGTGGCAGACGACGACAAAATGGACGAGATTATTAAGACCGCTGAAAAAATCGTCAAGAAGCATGAACCTCATGTTGTCGTAAAAAAGGCGTAA
- a CDS encoding helix-turn-helix domain-containing protein yields MSNKTIMFEKYPDVVEVNQLREMLGGISRKLAYKLLSEKEIHSVRIGRTYKIPKACVIEYLLSEEMCHIKIG; encoded by the coding sequence ATGAGCAACAAAACAATCATGTTTGAAAAATACCCCGATGTAGTCGAGGTAAATCAATTACGAGAAATGCTCGGAGGCATCAGCCGGAAACTGGCTTATAAATTGCTTTCGGAAAAAGAGATACATAGTGTTCGCATTGGACGGACCTATAAGATTCCCAAAGCATGCGTTATTGAATATTTACTGAGTGAAGAAATGTGCCATATCAAGATTGGTTGA
- a CDS encoding tyrosine-type recombinase/integrase, whose translation MITGCLQEKNNTFYAVLYIKVDGKRKTKWIPTGLPVAGTSDRKAKKAFDQIRLEYEQEQEEKERREAEERARELIEGKRNPHAEVLFTDYLQKWLIQAKPTIAKTTFKGYQTMLDGRISRYFTELDITLAEVTPQHIQDFHQSIFDEGHTPNTVIHYHAVLRRALQNAVKKEIIGSNPADRVDRPKKNVYHAQFYSAEEMMALFDAISDDPLEICVKLAAYYGLRRSEVLGLKWDAINLEQKTISIKHKVIEDTVDGKSIAVGEDVLKTKSSFRTLPLLPSVEKLLLAEKEKQEMYRKLFKRSYCRDYLDYICLDQTGKLMRPNYVTDHFSWVLEKADLKKIRFHDLRHSCASLLLANGISMKQIQIWLGHSTFSTTADIYSHLDFHAQIESGLVMDGMFERN comes from the coding sequence ATGATAACAGGCTGCCTACAAGAAAAAAACAATACTTTTTATGCTGTCCTTTATATCAAAGTAGACGGAAAAAGAAAAACCAAATGGATTCCCACCGGACTGCCGGTAGCGGGAACCAGCGACAGAAAAGCTAAAAAAGCCTTTGACCAAATTCGGTTGGAATACGAACAGGAGCAGGAAGAAAAGGAGCGTCGGGAGGCCGAGGAACGGGCCAGAGAGCTGATCGAGGGCAAACGTAATCCCCATGCGGAGGTGCTGTTTACCGACTACCTTCAAAAATGGCTGATACAAGCAAAGCCCACGATAGCCAAAACAACATTCAAAGGCTATCAAACCATGCTGGATGGGCGAATCAGCCGGTACTTTACTGAACTGGACATCACCTTGGCGGAGGTTACTCCACAGCATATTCAGGACTTTCATCAATCAATTTTTGATGAGGGTCACACACCGAATACGGTCATCCATTATCACGCAGTCCTCCGCAGAGCATTGCAGAATGCGGTGAAAAAGGAGATCATCGGCAGTAACCCCGCTGACAGGGTAGACAGGCCAAAGAAGAATGTATACCATGCTCAGTTTTATTCCGCAGAGGAAATGATGGCGCTGTTTGATGCGATATCAGATGATCCCTTGGAGATTTGTGTGAAGCTGGCAGCTTACTATGGCTTACGCCGAAGTGAAGTCCTGGGATTAAAGTGGGATGCGATCAACCTCGAACAAAAAACCATCTCCATCAAGCACAAGGTGATTGAGGACACGGTAGATGGCAAATCCATAGCGGTCGGGGAAGATGTACTGAAAACCAAGTCCAGCTTCCGCACCCTTCCGTTACTGCCATCGGTGGAAAAGCTACTGCTTGCAGAAAAGGAAAAGCAAGAAATGTATCGAAAGCTGTTCAAGCGCTCTTACTGCCGGGATTACCTCGACTACATCTGCCTCGACCAAACAGGGAAGCTCATGCGCCCTAATTATGTGACGGATCACTTTAGCTGGGTGCTTGAAAAAGCCGACCTCAAAAAAATCCGGTTTCACGATTTAAGACATTCCTGCGCCAGCCTACTGCTTGCAAATGGGATATCAATGAAGCAAATCCAGATATGGCTGGGGCACAGCACATTTTCGACCACAGCGGACATTTACTCTCATCTGGACTTCCACGCACAGATCGAATCTGGCTTGGTTATGGATGGGATGTTTGAAAGAAACTAA
- a CDS encoding ATP-binding protein, which translates to MILRPMYIEKIMPYVDTPFVKVLSGVRRCGKSTIVKMIAEELRGRGIPDERILAYNFDSLQHEDIKTAKLLYDTVKGQLSKDGKTYLFLDEIQEVKSWEKAVNSFMTDFDVDIYVTGSNSRMMSSEISTYLTGRYISFRIFPLSFAEYLSFRKEYTSLGDIRLELARYLRLGGFPAVHLQEYTPDEAYTIVKDIYNSTIFTDIVKRNQIRKVDQLERIVRFAFNNVGRTFSASSIAKYLKNEQRSIDNETVYNYLSKLESAFILHRCSRFDIQGKEILKTQEKFFLSDPAFRYSVLGYTPDSVAAMLENLVYLELLRRGYEVTIGKLDNAEIDFVATKQENKLYIQIAERIEREETQQREYGRLLGIADNYPKYVLLADEFAGGNYQGIKTMHIADFLLSEEY; encoded by the coding sequence TTGATTCTAAGACCCATGTATATTGAAAAAATTATGCCCTATGTGGATACGCCCTTTGTCAAAGTCCTCTCCGGTGTCCGTCGCTGCGGCAAATCTACAATTGTGAAAATGATTGCTGAAGAACTCCGGGGGCGCGGTATCCCGGACGAAAGAATACTGGCGTATAACTTCGATTCCTTACAGCATGAGGACATAAAAACTGCAAAGCTCTTGTATGATACTGTGAAGGGGCAACTGTCAAAGGACGGCAAGACCTATCTGTTTTTAGATGAAATCCAGGAAGTAAAGTCATGGGAGAAGGCCGTCAATTCCTTTATGACAGATTTTGATGTGGACATTTATGTGACAGGCTCCAACTCCCGCATGATGTCCTCTGAAATATCCACCTACCTAACAGGCAGGTATATTTCTTTCCGCATTTTCCCGCTTTCCTTTGCGGAATACTTGTCGTTCCGTAAAGAATATACTTCCCTAGGCGACATTCGGCTGGAACTTGCGCGTTACCTCCGGCTGGGCGGCTTTCCTGCCGTCCATTTGCAGGAATATACGCCGGACGAAGCCTATACGATTGTGAAGGATATTTACAACTCCACCATATTCACGGATATTGTAAAGCGCAATCAGATACGCAAGGTAGACCAGTTAGAGCGCATTGTCAGGTTTGCTTTTAATAATGTTGGCCGAACATTTTCAGCCTCATCCATCGCCAAGTATCTGAAAAATGAACAGCGTTCCATCGACAATGAAACCGTCTACAATTATTTGAGCAAACTGGAAAGCGCCTTTATCCTGCACCGCTGTTCCCGCTTTGATATTCAGGGCAAGGAAATCCTGAAAACTCAAGAGAAATTCTTTTTATCTGACCCTGCTTTCCGTTACAGTGTTCTCGGCTACACGCCGGACAGCGTGGCTGCCATGTTGGAGAACCTCGTATACCTTGAGCTTTTGCGGCGCGGATATGAGGTAACCATCGGCAAGCTCGACAATGCCGAGATAGATTTTGTCGCCACAAAGCAGGAAAATAAGCTGTATATCCAGATTGCCGAGCGGATTGAACGCGAAGAAACACAGCAGCGGGAGTACGGCAGGCTTCTCGGTATCGCAGATAATTACCCCAAATATGTACTCCTTGCAGATGAATTCGCAGGTGGAAATTATCAGGGCATTAAAACCATGCACATTGCGGATTTCCTGTTGAGTGAGGAATACTAA
- a CDS encoding sigma-70 family RNA polymerase sigma factor — MAEKKEYQIKVQGQLVPVTEEVYLTYYRMKRRELHLEEKDAAHGVFYYSALDTEETNGEDAISDLSSPRVEDIVTDKLIAEKLHLCLSQLAKEEQELIFTLFFKNKSEHQLAAETGIPRMTIHDRKVKILRTLKKLMEK, encoded by the coding sequence ATGGCAGAAAAGAAAGAGTATCAAATCAAAGTTCAGGGGCAGCTCGTCCCTGTCACCGAAGAAGTCTATTTAACATATTACCGCATGAAACGCCGTGAACTACATCTGGAGGAAAAGGACGCAGCACATGGTGTGTTTTATTACAGTGCCTTGGATACGGAGGAAACCAATGGTGAGGATGCGATTTCAGATCTCTCTTCTCCCCGTGTGGAGGATATTGTCACGGACAAGCTGATAGCCGAAAAACTCCACTTGTGCCTTTCCCAGCTTGCCAAAGAGGAACAGGAACTGATTTTTACTCTGTTTTTTAAGAATAAAAGCGAGCATCAACTGGCAGCGGAAACTGGTATCCCGCGCATGACAATCCACGACCGAAAGGTTAAAATTCTGCGTACTTTAAAAAAACTTATGGAAAAGTAA
- a CDS encoding type II toxin-antitoxin system PemK/MazF family toxin — MNTMKQGISRGDIYYADLNPVMGCEQGGIRPVLILQNDIGNHYSPTTIVCAITGKPKKPLPTHTAIAGAGRLSRESFALLEQIRTIDRTRLRGWIGKLDEQEMEEINQALSISIGLSPALFL, encoded by the coding sequence TTGAACACGATGAAGCAAGGCATCAGCCGCGGCGATATTTACTACGCCGATTTAAACCCCGTTATGGGCTGTGAACAAGGGGGCATCCGTCCTGTACTTATCCTGCAAAATGACATAGGCAACCACTACAGCCCCACCACCATCGTCTGCGCCATCACCGGCAAGCCGAAAAAGCCCTTACCCACCCATACGGCTATTGCCGGGGCGGGCAGATTGTCCAGAGAGTCCTTTGCACTTCTGGAGCAGATACGCACCATTGACCGGACTCGACTTCGGGGCTGGATCGGCAAACTGGATGAACAGGAGATGGAAGAAATCAACCAGGCACTTTCTATCAGCATCGGACTTAGTCCGGCGCTTTTTTTATGA
- a CDS encoding ArsR/SmtB family transcription factor: MSVRSDVCDCDVIHEETVTAVKTKMLSDDTFNILTEFLKAVGDGTRIRILWALDVSEMCVCDLAVLLGMTKSAISHQLRTLKQANLVKFRKDGKIAYYSLADDHVKIVLEQSLSHVTE; the protein is encoded by the coding sequence ATGTCTGTCAGAAGCGATGTTTGCGATTGTGATGTTATACACGAAGAAACCGTCACCGCAGTAAAAACAAAAATGCTTTCAGATGATACTTTTAATATTTTGACGGAATTTTTGAAAGCTGTGGGAGATGGTACAAGGATCAGAATTTTATGGGCTCTGGATGTCAGTGAAATGTGTGTCTGTGATTTGGCAGTCTTGCTTGGTATGACAAAATCCGCTATATCACACCAGCTACGCACTTTGAAACAGGCAAATCTTGTCAAATTTAGGAAAGATGGTAAGATTGCTTATTACTCTCTCGCGGATGACCATGTGAAAATCGTTTTGGAACAAAGTTTAAGCCATGTAACTGAATAA
- a CDS encoding heavy metal translocating P-type ATPase, protein MNKKLVRIIIAAVIFVIGLLVKTDIVWLSPAIFIAAYIVVGSEVVIKAIKNIMQGQVFQESFLMTVATGGALIIGEYPEAIAVMLFYQVGEYFQSYAVAKSRKSIASLMDIRPDYANVKRGDELVKVDPDEVAIGDIIVVRAGEKIPLDGKVLDGNSMIDTSALTGESVPREAGVGSDVLSGCINVNGVLTIEVTKEFGESTVSKILDLVENASSKKANTENFITKFARVYTPIVMAAALLLAIIPPLFFGGTWGDWIYRALTFLVVSCPCALVVSIPLSFFGGIGGASRRGVLVKGSNYLEALAQTEIVVFDKTGTLTKGVFKVQEVNAIGISEAELLELTAHVESYSNHPISLSLKTAYGKDIDNERITDVEEIAGHGVSATVDSRKVFAGNTKLMQKIGVKFSQDEIIGTAVHVAVDGKYAGYIVIADEVKEDAAEAIRLLKKANIRQTVMLTGDAKSVGEKVAKELGLDKVYTELLPGDKVDKVEELLAQKSAKGKLAFVGDGINDAPVLARADIGIAMGGLGSDAAIEAADVVIMTDEPSKLATGMKISQKTLRIAQQNIWLALSIKAIVLVLSALGFATMWEAVFADVGVTVIAVLNSFRALNTKKL, encoded by the coding sequence ATGAACAAGAAGCTTGTAAGAATTATCATAGCAGCGGTTATTTTCGTAATCGGGCTGCTAGTAAAAACCGACATTGTTTGGCTTAGTCCCGCTATCTTCATTGCCGCCTACATTGTAGTGGGCAGCGAAGTCGTAATAAAAGCCATCAAGAATATTATGCAAGGCCAAGTTTTTCAGGAAAGCTTTTTAATGACCGTGGCGACCGGTGGCGCACTTATCATTGGGGAATATCCAGAGGCCATTGCCGTTATGCTGTTTTATCAGGTTGGCGAATATTTTCAAAGTTATGCCGTTGCGAAGTCGCGGAAATCCATTGCAAGCTTAATGGATATACGTCCTGATTACGCAAATGTTAAGAGGGGCGATGAATTGGTAAAAGTCGACCCTGACGAAGTTGCGATTGGCGATATCATCGTTGTCCGTGCTGGTGAAAAAATCCCGCTTGACGGCAAGGTGCTTGACGGCAATTCAATGATTGATACGTCCGCTTTGACCGGCGAATCTGTTCCGCGCGAAGCTGGTGTTGGCTCTGATGTTTTGAGCGGCTGTATCAATGTGAACGGCGTACTGACGATTGAGGTCACAAAAGAATTTGGGGAATCGACGGTCAGCAAAATCCTTGATCTCGTGGAAAACGCCAGTAGTAAAAAGGCGAACACCGAGAATTTCATTACAAAATTTGCACGAGTTTATACTCCGATTGTTATGGCTGCCGCACTGTTGCTTGCAATTATCCCGCCTCTGTTCTTTGGTGGTACTTGGGGCGACTGGATTTACAGGGCTTTAACTTTCTTAGTGGTTTCCTGCCCTTGCGCTCTGGTTGTTTCTATTCCACTCTCCTTCTTTGGCGGTATCGGCGGCGCGTCAAGGCGTGGTGTGCTTGTTAAGGGTAGCAACTATTTAGAAGCTTTGGCGCAGACTGAAATCGTTGTGTTTGATAAGACGGGGACATTGACAAAAGGCGTATTTAAAGTACAAGAGGTAAATGCTATCGGCATTTCCGAAGCAGAACTGCTGGAACTTACCGCACATGTTGAGAGTTATTCCAATCACCCCATTTCACTCTCTTTGAAAACTGCTTATGGGAAAGATATTGACAACGAAAGGATTACGGATGTTGAGGAAATCGCAGGCCACGGCGTCAGCGCAACGGTTGATAGTCGTAAAGTTTTCGCAGGAAATACAAAACTCATGCAAAAAATCGGCGTTAAATTTTCTCAAGACGAAATTATTGGAACAGCCGTACACGTTGCTGTTGATGGCAAATATGCGGGATATATTGTAATTGCTGATGAGGTTAAGGAAGATGCAGCGGAAGCGATTAGATTGCTAAAAAAGGCAAATATCCGTCAAACGGTGATGCTGACGGGCGACGCCAAGAGTGTGGGAGAAAAAGTTGCCAAGGAATTGGGGTTAGATAAGGTTTACACAGAGCTTCTTCCCGGTGACAAGGTAGATAAAGTAGAGGAACTGCTGGCTCAAAAATCAGCTAAAGGCAAGCTGGCCTTTGTAGGCGATGGGATTAATGACGCACCAGTTTTAGCTCGTGCCGACATTGGTATTGCGATGGGTGGCTTGGGTTCCGACGCGGCTATAGAAGCCGCCGATGTTGTAATAATGACCGATGAGCCGTCCAAACTAGCTACAGGTATGAAAATTTCACAGAAAACGCTAAGAATCGCACAACAGAATATATGGCTGGCTTTGTCGATAAAAGCAATTGTGCTTGTACTCAGTGCACTCGGTTTTGCTACCATGTGGGAGGCTGTGTTTGCAGATGTTGGTGTGACGGTTATAGCGGTATTGAACTCTTTCCGTGCTTTAAACACAAAGAAATTATAA
- a CDS encoding arsenate reductase ArsC → MIKVAFICVHNSCRSQIAEALGRHLAGDAFESYSAGTETKLQINQDAVRLMKQLYGIDMEATQRSKLLSEIPPVDIVVTMGCNVECPYLPCKHREDWRLDDPTGKSDEEFIQVIKQIEQKMLELKNFVGVL, encoded by the coding sequence ATGATAAAAGTTGCATTTATTTGTGTTCATAATTCTTGTCGCAGCCAGATTGCAGAGGCGCTGGGACGGCATCTTGCCGGCGACGCTTTTGAAAGCTATTCGGCGGGAACGGAAACGAAGCTGCAAATCAATCAGGATGCCGTGCGGCTGATGAAACAACTTTATGGCATTGACATGGAAGCGACACAGCGCAGCAAACTCTTGTCCGAAATCCCGCCTGTTGATATTGTCGTTACAATGGGCTGCAATGTCGAGTGTCCGTATCTGCCCTGTAAACACCGCGAAGATTGGAGGCTGGATGATCCAACGGGCAAAAGCGACGAGGAATTTATTCAGGTTATAAAACAGATTGAGCAAAAAATGCTTGAGCTAAAAAATTTTGTGGGGGTTCTTTAG
- a CDS encoding ATP-binding protein: MDIITNTALLLSDQCEHSIKCAVYDGVGKTKFKARKEFFGSILKQMDEAYEYVNLSNNQNSTFDGLKRIDHPDYPAEAIREALLNVVIHRDYDYSGSIIINVYEDRIEFVSIGGLVKGITVIDIMNGVSQPRNPIIADVFYRLELIESCGTGIKKIFESYSEALRKPEIQPAPASFVITLPNLTAQTVVLSQEEQKQEILRLITDKGDLSRKDIESNLSITKQLAIKLLNELLEERKIKKSGMARSVRYLSDRMG; this comes from the coding sequence ATGGATATTATAACCAATACGGCGCTGCTGCTGTCCGACCAATGCGAACACAGCATCAAATGTGCCGTTTACGATGGGGTTGGGAAAACCAAATTTAAAGCCCGTAAGGAATTCTTTGGCTCTATACTTAAGCAAATGGATGAGGCTTATGAATATGTGAACCTGAGCAACAATCAAAACTCCACTTTTGACGGCCTTAAGAGGATTGATCATCCGGATTATCCTGCGGAGGCAATTCGCGAGGCTTTGCTTAATGTTGTCATTCATAGAGACTATGATTATTCGGGAAGCATCATTATTAACGTATATGAGGATCGCATAGAATTTGTGTCCATAGGGGGACTTGTTAAAGGGATAACCGTAATTGACATTATGAACGGCGTGTCTCAGCCTCGCAATCCTATTATTGCGGATGTTTTTTACCGCTTGGAGCTGATTGAAAGCTGCGGAACTGGTATTAAAAAAATCTTCGAGAGTTATTCAGAAGCTCTGCGAAAACCCGAAATTCAACCTGCTCCAGCCTCCTTCGTTATTACGCTTCCGAACCTCACAGCTCAAACGGTCGTTCTTTCACAAGAGGAACAGAAGCAGGAAATATTGAGGCTGATTACTGATAAGGGAGACCTGTCCCGTAAGGATATAGAGTCAAATTTATCTATTACCAAGCAACTTGCGATCAAGCTATTAAACGAGTTACTTGAGGAGAGAAAAATTAAAAAATCCGGCATGGCGAGATCTGTCCGGTATTTATCAGATAGAATGGGGTGA
- a CDS encoding metallophosphoesterase has translation MLIYFTADQHFGHANIIKHCTRPFDSVEEMNEYLLAQWNNSVGASDTVYILGDLFFRNVVSADEYLSGLHGKKHLIKGNHDKDWMKKVDLDKHFISVSSLLEISDGSHKITLCHYPMMTWNGIAKGSYHIYAHIHNNTDAAYFQLLKTMPNALNAGVDINHFRPVTFAELVKNNQEFKDSVI, from the coding sequence ATGCTGATTTATTTTACCGCTGACCAGCATTTTGGTCACGCTAATATTATAAAGCATTGTACTCGGCCATTCGATTCAGTCGAAGAAATGAATGAATACCTATTGGCTCAATGGAATAACAGCGTTGGTGCGAGCGACACAGTTTATATTCTCGGTGACCTGTTTTTCCGTAATGTGGTGTCGGCGGATGAATATTTGAGTGGACTTCATGGCAAAAAACATTTGATTAAAGGCAACCACGACAAGGATTGGATGAAGAAAGTCGACTTGGACAAGCACTTTATAAGTGTATCCAGTCTGCTTGAAATCAGCGACGGCTCACACAAAATCACGCTCTGCCATTACCCGATGATGACGTGGAATGGCATTGCCAAAGGCAGTTATCATATTTACGCCCACATACATAACAATACTGACGCCGCCTATTTTCAGCTGCTCAAGACCATGCCGAACGCCCTAAATGCGGGTGTTGATATCAATCATTTCAGACCTGTTACCTTTGCTGAACTGGTTAAAAACAATCAGGAGTTTAAGGATAGCGTCATATAA
- the cls gene encoding cardiolipin synthase, with protein sequence MKRKENRNLTGIFRIGLATLVVILQLLFIYFIINILKNYAVYFYALIQIIAVINIFIMVSKSKNTSYIIVWLIIIFILPVFGYFLYLLWGRSDVFGRCIRNNRIRAAIQHGSMYLYKDPEVYAELDQIHPSRKRIAGYLGRKGFPLYKNTTCEYFSLGEYQFEAMIKDIENAERYVFLEYFILDSGELWDRISEVLIRKAEQGVEIRLMFDDFGSIVTAPDNLIKALNSHNIQVLRFNPVHRYISSFCFNCRNHQKITVIDGCVGYTGGTNLADEYANIYPKHGHWKDTAIRLEGDAVWGLTSIFLQMWDAESGGTTDYEAYRSVVNYEGQGFYQPFSDGPSNNPDNPAEVMYRTMIYNAKKYVYISTPYLVIDNSMKEALCTSAQGGTDVRIITPKIWDHWYVHMVTQSNYGELLESGVRIYEYTPGFIHAKTIISDDDHAICGSINMDYRSFYLHFENGVWICGSPVLQDIKNDLQQTFDVCEEISLDEWRRRPWHIKCVQSFLRLFAVFF encoded by the coding sequence GTGAAGCGAAAAGAAAATAGAAACTTGACGGGCATATTTCGTATCGGTTTGGCCACCCTTGTTGTGATTTTACAACTTTTATTTATCTATTTTATCATCAATATACTCAAAAACTATGCGGTATATTTTTATGCACTCATTCAAATTATAGCGGTAATAAACATCTTTATTATGGTGAGCAAAAGTAAAAACACATCTTACATAATCGTATGGCTTATTATAATATTTATCCTTCCGGTTTTCGGTTATTTCCTATATCTCTTATGGGGTCGTTCCGATGTGTTCGGACGATGTATAAGAAATAATCGAATAAGAGCGGCTATCCAGCACGGTTCCATGTATTTATATAAGGACCCGGAAGTTTACGCCGAACTCGATCAAATCCATCCGTCAAGAAAAAGAATAGCAGGATATTTAGGCAGGAAAGGATTCCCTCTTTATAAAAATACAACGTGTGAGTATTTCTCGCTTGGCGAGTATCAATTTGAAGCAATGATAAAGGATATTGAAAACGCTGAAAGATACGTTTTCTTGGAATATTTTATTTTAGATAGTGGGGAGCTTTGGGACAGGATTTCAGAAGTATTGATTCGCAAAGCCGAACAAGGAGTGGAAATACGGCTGATGTTCGATGACTTTGGGAGTATTGTTACAGCACCAGATAATCTGATTAAGGCTCTTAACAGTCACAATATTCAGGTGTTGCGTTTTAATCCAGTTCATCGGTATATTTCATCCTTTTGCTTCAATTGCCGTAATCACCAGAAAATTACGGTCATAGACGGCTGCGTTGGGTATACAGGGGGAACGAATCTTGCTGATGAATATGCCAACATATACCCAAAGCACGGCCATTGGAAAGACACGGCAATCCGGCTTGAAGGCGACGCGGTTTGGGGTCTGACCTCAATATTTCTTCAGATGTGGGATGCTGAAAGTGGAGGAACTACAGATTACGAAGCTTACCGGTCTGTAGTGAACTACGAGGGTCAAGGCTTCTATCAACCATTTTCAGACGGGCCTTCAAATAATCCCGATAACCCTGCCGAGGTTATGTACCGCACGATGATATATAATGCAAAGAAATATGTTTATATATCTACCCCCTATCTTGTCATTGACAACTCCATGAAGGAAGCGTTGTGTACATCCGCACAGGGAGGTACAGATGTCAGGATTATTACTCCAAAGATATGGGATCATTGGTATGTGCATATGGTAACGCAATCGAATTATGGAGAGCTGCTGGAATCGGGTGTTAGAATCTATGAATATACCCCGGGGTTCATCCATGCAAAGACTATCATAAGCGATGATGATCATGCCATTTGCGGAAGCATTAACATGGATTACCGGAGCTTTTATCTCCACTTTGAAAACGGTGTGTGGATTTGCGGATCGCCTGTACTCCAAGACATAAAAAATGACCTCCAGCAAACATTTGATGTTTGTGAAGAAATAAGTCTTGATGAATGGCGTCGCCGTCCCTGGCACATAAAATGCGTTCAATCGTTCCTTAGATTGTTTGCTGTATTCTTTTGA